A single genomic interval of Chryseobacterium paludis harbors:
- a CDS encoding T9SS-dependent choice-of-anchor J family protein — MKKTLLSLVLLTGIMGNAQTVLLDEGFESYTNFAITGLGTWQTLDLDGLNTYTGGGPVVGGTTIPGWTANWTNAGAPMAFQIFNLSASNATNNLTSVTGVDEEIRNFTPHAGQKTAVSWAGVPAAGATANNDWLISPAVTLGAGGNQLSLWVKALSPAFIENYKIGVYIGSGTPTTAANFTIISGASPLVAPYAAWQQVTQSLDTYAGQTVRIGIQYMSADKYMLLVDDVKITTGTLSTSEISSKTKTSISPNPTKGEVNIKTDKKIKSSTILDMSGKSVMNTNSEKLNISSLPKGIYLIKVEFADGTSTTEKVIKE, encoded by the coding sequence ATGAAAAAGACTTTACTCTCTTTAGTATTATTAACGGGCATTATGGGCAATGCTCAAACCGTTTTATTAGATGAAGGTTTCGAATCTTATACAAACTTTGCAATTACAGGCTTAGGTACCTGGCAAACATTAGATTTAGATGGATTAAATACTTACACTGGAGGAGGTCCTGTTGTTGGAGGCACCACTATTCCTGGATGGACAGCCAATTGGACCAATGCAGGAGCTCCAATGGCATTTCAAATATTCAACCTTTCTGCAAGCAATGCCACAAACAACCTTACTTCGGTAACTGGAGTAGATGAAGAAATAAGAAATTTCACTCCTCATGCGGGACAAAAAACTGCAGTATCCTGGGCCGGCGTTCCTGCAGCTGGTGCTACAGCAAATAATGATTGGCTTATTTCCCCAGCAGTAACACTAGGCGCAGGAGGCAATCAATTAAGTCTTTGGGTAAAGGCACTTTCTCCAGCTTTCATTGAAAATTATAAAATTGGAGTATATATCGGTAGTGGTACACCAACTACAGCAGCTAATTTTACAATTATTTCAGGGGCTAGTCCTTTAGTTGCTCCTTACGCAGCATGGCAACAAGTTACACAGAGTCTAGATACTTATGCCGGTCAAACTGTTAGAATAGGTATCCAATATATGTCTGCTGATAAATATATGCTACTCGTAGATGACGTTAAGATTACGACGGGAACTCTTTCTACTAGCGAAATTTCTTCCAAAACAAAAACAAGTATCTCCCCTAATCCTACAAAAGGAGAAGTGAATATCAAAACTGATAAAAAGATAAAATCTTCCACAATACTAGATATGTCTGGCAAATCAGTAATGAATACAAATTCTGAGAAATTAAATATCTCTTCTCTCCCAAAAGGAATTTACCTGATTAAGGTTGAGTTTGCCGATGGAACTTCAACTACTGAAAAAGTAATTAAAGAATAA
- a CDS encoding protein adenylyltransferase SelO, with protein sequence MNIEKIRQPFLKNFPGDFSGNPMQRVTPKVLFSTINPAGFENPKVIAFNEKLSEESGLGKFESSDINFLVGNDLPANIQSYATAYAGHQFGNWAGQLGDGRAILAGEITNNSGQKTEIQWKGSGATPYSRHADGRAVLRSSVREYLMSEAMHHLGVPTTRALSLCFTGEDVVRDMMYNGNPQNEKGAVIIRTAESFLRFGHFELASAQREYKTLQDLVDFTIQNYYPEITSSDTQKYKDFFKNVCTRTADMTTEWFRVGFVHGVMNTDNMSILGLTIDYGPYSMMDEYDLNFTPNTTDLPGRRYAFGKQGQISQWNLWQLANALHPLIKDEKFLEDTLNSYGNYFWETHDKMLCRKFGFDQLINGDEDFFSNWQGLMQELQFDHTLFFNQLEKVDQENDVKDLFANVSYTNLTDDKLRKLEDFIQKYNERLSKNNITKKESLNLMQKTNPKFILRNYLLYQCIEEINDGKTELLDKLTQALENPYQEIYPEFSEKRPSSYDDISGCSTLSCSS encoded by the coding sequence ATGAATATTGAAAAGATCAGACAGCCCTTTCTAAAAAACTTTCCAGGAGATTTTTCGGGAAACCCTATGCAAAGAGTTACTCCAAAAGTGTTATTTTCAACCATCAATCCTGCGGGTTTTGAAAATCCAAAAGTAATTGCTTTTAATGAAAAACTTTCAGAGGAAAGTGGATTAGGCAAATTCGAAAGTTCTGATATAAATTTTCTTGTTGGAAATGATCTTCCTGCAAATATTCAATCGTATGCTACTGCTTATGCTGGACATCAATTTGGAAATTGGGCAGGTCAATTGGGAGATGGAAGAGCTATATTAGCGGGTGAAATAACAAATAATTCCGGTCAAAAAACCGAAATTCAATGGAAAGGCTCTGGAGCAACTCCTTATTCAAGACATGCAGATGGACGTGCAGTATTGAGATCTTCCGTCCGGGAATATCTTATGAGCGAAGCAATGCATCATCTGGGAGTCCCTACAACAAGGGCTTTAAGCCTATGTTTTACAGGAGAAGATGTTGTAAGAGATATGATGTACAATGGAAATCCTCAGAATGAAAAAGGAGCGGTGATTATCAGAACTGCCGAAAGCTTCCTCCGTTTTGGACATTTTGAACTAGCTTCAGCCCAAAGGGAATATAAAACACTACAGGATCTTGTTGACTTCACCATTCAAAATTACTACCCGGAGATCACATCATCAGATACACAGAAATACAAGGATTTTTTTAAAAACGTCTGTACAAGAACGGCGGATATGACTACAGAATGGTTCAGAGTGGGATTCGTTCATGGAGTAATGAATACCGATAATATGTCAATTCTCGGATTAACCATCGATTATGGTCCCTACTCAATGATGGACGAGTATGATTTAAATTTCACACCCAATACCACCGATCTACCCGGAAGAAGGTATGCATTTGGAAAACAGGGACAGATCTCACAATGGAATCTCTGGCAGCTGGCCAATGCTCTTCATCCATTAATAAAAGATGAAAAATTTCTGGAAGATACCTTGAATTCTTATGGTAATTATTTTTGGGAAACCCATGATAAAATGCTGTGTAGAAAGTTTGGCTTTGATCAGTTAATAAATGGGGATGAAGATTTTTTCAGCAACTGGCAAGGATTGATGCAGGAACTGCAGTTTGATCATACCCTATTTTTCAATCAATTAGAAAAAGTAGATCAAGAAAACGATGTAAAAGATTTATTTGCGAATGTTTCTTATACAAATCTGACTGATGACAAGTTGAGAAAACTTGAAGATTTCATACAGAAATACAATGAAAGACTCTCCAAAAATAACATAACAAAAAAAGAGTCCTTGAATTTGATGCAAAAAACAAATCCTAAGTTTATCCTAAGAAATTATCTTTTATATCAATGTATTGAAGAAATTAATGATGGTAAAACAGAATTATTAGATAAACTAACCCAAGCATTAGAGAATCCATATCAGGAAATTTATCCTGAATTTTCTGAGAAGAGACCTTCAAGCTATGATGATATATCAGGATGCTCTACCCTGTCATGCAGTTCTTAA